One Sporocytophaga myxococcoides genomic window carries:
- a CDS encoding SprB repeat-containing protein, with protein sequence MELFLKITGRCTFLLLLFLNIEVFSQCFNPAVSLITTQTNVDCNGNNNGSITITVNGAKIPYTYIYVSDVAAPQAISSFSNTHTFSDLPPGTYNITIQAGVDPAGFAFCMAPPITITQPQPLTLSGTHLPPKCSGGNDGGINLNITGGTPPYSYLWNNGSTSQNLTGVGIGTYNVKVTDSKNCEQSASFTVTEPSNFALTGSSTNPTCNGGNSGNINLSVSGATPPYSFHWDDDGSITSSNRTNLKAGTYTVHITDANSCNKDTTFNITEPTPLSVTAVLNNANCNGGSDGSVDLSVSGGTGPYAFNWADNGSTSQNRTNLGPGIYNVKINDNNSCELDTFFTLTQPTPLALTAVVTNSTCGMPNGSIDITSVTGGTAPYSYSWVSGPNTQDRTGLTAGTYTLEITDANGCLIDSSFTISSPVAMSLAATLTNASCGLANGVININTVSGGTAPYTFVWGDGITTQNRTDLATGNYSLKITDINGCEIDTSFNITNPAAYSVSAIITNTSCTVNNGAITLNISGGTTPYTFLWNDLNTTQNRTGLAAGTYSVKIKDASGCEKDTVFTIIKPIPFSVTGIVTNPICSTNDGSINLNVSGGTTPYNFLWSDNGSTSQNRTALGGGSYLVKITDASGCEKDTSFNIIIPAPMSMTAAVTNPNCNGAANGAINITAVTGGTAPYTYTRNGAPAAQNNINLAAGTYTIRVTDTNGCFKDSAFTLTQPAPMVLTAAVTNPNCNGAANGAINITSVTGG encoded by the coding sequence AATGTGGATTGTAACGGGAATAATAACGGAAGTATTACAATTACCGTTAATGGAGCAAAAATACCATATACATATATATATGTTAGTGATGTTGCAGCTCCACAAGCTATATCGTCCTTTTCAAATACACACACTTTTTCCGATTTGCCACCTGGGACTTATAATATTACAATACAGGCAGGTGTTGACCCAGCGGGATTTGCATTTTGTATGGCTCCTCCAATAACAATTACACAACCACAACCTCTAACTTTATCTGGCACTCACTTACCCCCGAAATGTTCAGGTGGAAATGACGGTGGTATCAATTTAAACATAACAGGAGGTACACCTCCATATTCCTATTTATGGAATAATGGATCTACATCACAAAACCTTACTGGCGTTGGCATCGGTACTTACAATGTAAAAGTTACCGATAGCAAAAATTGCGAACAATCAGCCTCATTTACTGTTACGGAGCCAAGTAATTTTGCACTAACTGGATCTTCCACAAATCCTACTTGTAACGGAGGCAATAGTGGCAACATAAACCTCTCAGTTTCAGGAGCCACACCACCATATAGCTTTCATTGGGACGATGATGGTTCTATAACGAGTTCCAATCGGACAAATTTAAAAGCCGGCACATACACGGTCCATATTACAGACGCAAATAGTTGTAACAAAGACACTACATTTAATATAACTGAACCGACACCGTTGTCGGTTACAGCTGTTTTAAACAATGCCAATTGTAACGGAGGATCAGACGGTTCTGTTGATTTATCAGTTTCGGGAGGAACGGGGCCATATGCATTCAATTGGGCAGATAATGGATCAACAAGTCAAAATAGAACTAACCTTGGCCCAGGAATCTACAATGTTAAAATCAATGACAATAACAGTTGTGAACTAGATACTTTCTTTACCCTAACACAACCAACACCTTTAGCATTAACTGCTGTTGTTACAAATTCAACCTGTGGAATGCCGAATGGAAGCATAGATATCACCTCAGTAACCGGTGGTACAGCTCCTTACTCCTATTCATGGGTAAGCGGTCCCAACACTCAAGATCGTACCGGACTGACAGCCGGAACCTATACTTTGGAAATAACAGATGCCAATGGATGTCTCATAGATTCCAGCTTCACGATATCTTCTCCTGTTGCTATGTCATTGGCAGCCACTTTAACCAATGCAAGCTGTGGTTTAGCTAACGGTGTAATTAATATTAATACCGTTTCCGGTGGCACTGCTCCTTATACATTTGTATGGGGCGACGGAATCACTACTCAAAACCGTACTGATTTGGCAACAGGAAATTATAGCCTTAAAATAACAGATATTAATGGATGCGAAATAGATACTTCATTTAATATCACCAATCCCGCTGCATATTCAGTTTCCGCTATTATAACCAATACATCCTGTACTGTTAACAATGGCGCTATAACCCTAAATATTTCAGGTGGCACAACTCCATATACTTTTCTTTGGAATGATTTGAACACTACTCAAAACCGTACAGGTTTGGCAGCTGGTACATATTCAGTTAAAATTAAGGATGCAAGTGGATGTGAAAAAGATACAGTTTTCACTATTATTAAGCCAATTCCTTTTTCTGTTACCGGAATAGTTACAAATCCAATTTGTTCGACCAACGATGGATCCATTAATTTGAATGTTAGCGGAGGAACCACTCCCTATAACTTCTTATGGTCTGACAATGGATCAACTTCTCAGAACAGAACAGCACTTGGAGGAGGAAGTTATCTGGTAAAAATTACTGATGCTAGCGGATGTGAAAAAGATACATCTTTCAATATCATTATCCCTGCTCCAATGTCAATGACTGCTGCAGTAACTAATCCGAACTGTAATGGGGCTGCGAACGGAGCTATCAACATTACTGCTGTTACTGGTGGAACTGCTCCTTATACTTATACAAGAAACGGCGCTCCTGCTGCTCAGAACAATATTAACCTTGCTGCTGGCACTTATACCATCAGAGTAACTGATACAAACGGATGCTTTAAAGACTCTGCATTTACTCTTACTCAGCCGGCTCCAATGGTGCTGACCGCTGCAGTAACTAATCCGAACTGTAATGGGGCTGCGAACGGAGCGATCAACATTACTTCTGTTACTGGCGG